TCCAATAAAGCCCATGATGGTTTTCTGGGGAATTCGGTGATAGGTGAATGGTGCAACCTGGGAGCCGACACGAACAATTCCAACCTGAAAAATAACTACGCCGAAGTGAAAATCTGGAACTACCCCTCCGGCACCTTTATCCCTACCGGAAATCAGTTTTGCGGACTGATCATGGGCGATCATTCCAAGTGCGGGATCAATACCATGTTTAACACCGGTACCGTGGTAGGCGTTTCTGCCAATATCTTCGGACCCGGCTTCCCCCCCGCCTTTATTCCTTCCTTCAGCTGGGGAGGTGCAGAGGGGTTTAGCGAATACCGGATGGAAAAGGTCCTGGAGACCGCCAACCTGGTTATGGAACGCAGGGGAATGCAGCTATCACAGGATGACCGGGAGATCCTGAATCATATAAGCCAGTACAGTCTGGCTTTCCGGAGCTGATCTACAAATCCAGAATGTCGTCAAAATCCTCACTGAGCTTGATATCCTTCTGCCAGTCGTAAAGGGTAAGTCCCCTCAGGTCAAAGTAGTAGTCCCAATAATTTCTCATGGCCTCCACATAGCCTCTGCGGGCCACATCCTTCTCCTCGAGTGCCACATTCAGATCGAGCACATCGATCTTCCCTATTAAGAAACGCTGTTTGGTCACTTCGTAGCGAAGATCGGCAATGGTATCGGCCTTGGCTGCGATGGCCACCTGGTCGTCCTGCAGGTTGAACTGCATCACCTGCAGGAAAATATTCTCATTGAAATCGATCAGCGACTGGCTGACGTCCATTTTTACCACCTCTTCGGCCGACTGGGCCATGCGGTACCTCCCCTTTCCAAGGCCCCAATCCAGGATGGGAATCTGAACCCCCACCTCAACACGCTGCTGCCGGGCCATATCCGTATAGGCGCTGCGCAGATCCTCATTGACTCCACTGAAGCCGATCTGTGCAAACAGGTCGCCCCGGATCCCCTTTTGCGACCGGGCCTCGGCCACCGCCCGTTCAGCCTCCAGCAGTTGCTGTTCCATGGTCAGGATCTCCGGATTATTCTCTCTGGCTTCGGTCAGTGTCCTGTTATAATCCATGGTAATCTCCGGAACCTCTCTGGGGAGGACCAGCTTCAGGCTCACTCTTTCGTTGAACCCCAGAAAGGAACGAAGCCTCGACTTCCGTAATTCCAGATCGATGGTGGCCTCATTATATTGCGTTTCCGAATTAAGACGGCTGAGTTCCAGTTGTAAAAGATCGTTCTCCGCAATGGTCCCCAGCTGGTAACGACCCTGGGCAATCTGATATAGGGTGTCTGAATTGGCCAGGTTCTTCTGAGCAATCTCCAGGTTGATCTGGGCCAGGGCCAGGTCAAAGAAATACCTCACCGACTGCTGACTTACACGTTCCATGGTATTGATATAGGTCAGCTGGGCCGCCTCATACTTCATCGGTTCAATCTTCCGGTCCCACTTAAACTCATTGTACCCGTTGATGGGCTGCATAAATCCTATGGTTACCGGGTAAGAAAGATATTTGGTCGGTGGCTCCTCTCCGAAATTATCGTTCCGCTGGAGCTGGGAGGAGACAAATACCCGTCCGCCGGTGAGCCAGATATTCTGGTTCAGCTGCATATCCAGGGAAGTCCTCATAAAGGAACGTTCCACAAACTCTTCTGTCCCATCGGGTTGTATCACACTCTCGGTGGCATTGGTCAGTGAGGGCAGGGTTCCCTCCAGGGTCAGGCCTGGCCTGGTGCTTGCCTTGTGGGCCCTGAACTCCCAATAAGAGCTGCGAAACCGGTGCCTGGACATCAGCGACATCAGCGACTGCTCGTGAGCCACCTCGATGACCTCGGGAAGGGTAAGTTCAATCACTTCAATATCTGACTGCGACCAGGCAGATGCCTGGATTCCAAGAACCAGCGCCAGTCCTGCTATTAGCTTACGAAACATACTATTCATACCTTAAAGATTCAATGGGATCTCTCTCAGAAGCCCTTTTGGCCGGAGAGTACCCGAAAATAACCCCGACAGATGCGGAGACTACAAATGAGATAATCACGCTGATGGGTGTGACGATGGTGGCGATATCGGCAAAGTTGGTAATCAGCCAGGAGGCCAGGACACCAATAATCACCCCAACCAAACCGCCACTCACGCTGATCAGCACCGCCTCGGCAAGGAACTGAACCACAATGTCCCGCTTCTGAGCTCCAATGGCCAGTCGCGTCCCAATCTCCTTGATACGCTCCATCACCGAGGCAAACATGATATTCATAATCCCGATACCACCCACCAGCAGCGAGATGCTGGCGATGGCTCCCAGTACGATATTAAAGATATCTTTGGTTCGCTGCTCCTGTTTAAGCAGCAGCTCCGGTACGGTGATCTCAAAATCCTTGACCTCCTCGTGACGCCTGAGCAGCAAACGGGCCAGGAGGTCGGTAGAGGGAGAAAGCTCGCTCGATTCATTCACCTGTACGATAATCCGGTCCAGCTGGTTGTAGTTAGATTCACTATCGTTAGAAGAAGTGAAAGCGGCCACCATAGGCCCCCTGCGCATCACATTGGTACTCCCCACCACCCGGGTGCCCACCAGGGCCCGGTTCTGGTACCTCAGGAGCATGGTTTTGACCGGAACATAAATGTTGTCGTTCATCACGTTGACCCCGATGTTTTCGAAGCGGGTCAGCGTAACTTCATTTTTCTCCAGCACTCCGATCACCTTCAGCCATACCTTGTCAAATTTGATATACTTGCCAATGGGATTCTCCTTACTAAAAAATTTATTCTTGATATTGGCCCCGATCACACAGACCGGAATACCATTCTCCTCCTGGTACTCATTGAAGAAGGTCCCCTCCTCAATGGGGAGATTATAAATCTCGAAATAGGCGCTCGAGACTCCCAGCAGCTTGGCACTGGCCCTTTTCCCCTCCTTGATCACATTGCTGTTCAGGGTAATTTCGGGCGAGGCTGTCCGGACAGTTGGAATCACTTCCAGAATGGCTTCCACATCCTGCATGGTAAGGCCCGGTGAGAATTTCTTTGTCTGGCTTTCTCCGGAAGATTCACTGTCCCCTCCATTGGCAGCTTCTATAATGGGCGTGACGATTATATTGTTCACCCCTACCATCTTGATCTGATCAAGAATCTCCTGCTGGGCCCCTTTGCCGATGGCCAGCATGGTAATTACCGCAGCGACACCGAAAATAATACCCAGGGCAGTCAGGATACTGCGCATCTGGTTTGCCAGGATCGACTCGATAGCAATGACAATATCATGCAAATAACGTCCCATCTTACTCCCCCCCGGTTCTGTTTGCATTACTAACCCGGGTTTCTGCCTGCTCAGTTCCCTGGGCTTCTCCCTGCGGACGACCCTGGGGAGGTCCTCCCTGGATATTGCGCGGTTGTCTCGGCCGGTTCATCTGCTCCTGCATCTCCCTCCTTTGCTTTTCTTCCTCGGCCTTTCTGCGCTGAATCTCATCCATCAGCTCCAGCCCGGCATACTTAAAGTTTTCGGGGTTATCCGGATTGGAGAGATAGAGCTTCTCGCCCTTCTTTAGTCCCATATCCACCACAATATGATTCTCATTGGATTCACCCAGCACCACCACCTGTTTCCGGCCGTCCCGGGTATAGACAAAGGTCAGGCTGTCATTGGCATGAACGGCTTCCAACGGAAGAAAGAGTACGCTGTCCAGCACCTGGGTGATGACCTGGTTGCTGGTGGTCATGGAGGGCCTGAGAATGGAGTCCCGCTCATTCAGCTCAATTCTCACTTCAAAAACCTTGGCATCGGTATTGGGCAGCTGCTGACCAATATTGGCCACTTCGGTCACCTCGCCCGTAAACTGCTTTTCGGGGAAGGCATCCACTCCGATTTTAACCTTCTGCCCTCTCTTCAATTTGCTGATGTCAATTTCATTCACATAGGTCATGGAGATCATGGTGGAGAGATCGGGCAGTGTGGCCACGGCCAGGTCCCAGGTATTAATCTCTGTTCCGGCAGTCCGTTTTTCTCCGCTCCAGTCTTTTTTATAAATCACCATTCCCGAAGAGGGTGCATAGATATCAAACTTTTGCAGCACCGCTTCCATCTCCTCCTTGCTCCGCCGGTCCCGTGCCATATTGATCTCCGCTTCACGCATATTTGCCCGGGCCTGACTTACTCTCAGGCCATAATTGCTTTCAGCCTGGTCATAGGCTCTTTCAGCCTTTTCCAGTTCAATCTCTGCCTGGCGGATGGTGGCCGGGGGTTCGTATTTCGACTGTTCCACCGTAATCTGAGCCTCTTCCATGGCAAATTTCAGGTTAAATAATTCATCGCGAAGCTCGCGAAGCTGCATGGTGGTATCCAGCTTGGTACGCATATATTCAGACTCTTTCTGTTCCAGGTTATCCAGGATATCCTTCAGGGAGTTATCCGCCTCGGAGCGGTCCAGGGTAGCCACCCAGTCGCCCGAATCAACCACGGTACCTTCAGGGATCAGATCCTGAATCTTGACACTGCGAATTCGCAGGTTCCTGCTTCGCAGCTGAGACGGGGCCTGGATCTCGGTCTCGCGGATAGCCTGTAACTCGCCGGTTACCATGACCACGATCTCAAACTGTCCCTGCTGCACCTCGGTCTCCAGCACGATCTCCTTCTCTTTACCTGACAGTACTGAATAGAGTATCAGTGCAATGATGATAACTGCAGGAATAACAATGGCTATTAATGTTCTCTTTTTCATAACTCCTTTTGAAATATTACTAATTAATCAGTTTATGAATGGTTTGCATGGCGTCGCCGGCAATACGTTCTGCCTCTTCACTGCTCGAAGCTTCGGCATACAACCTTATAATTGGTTCTGTATTTGATTTTCTCAGATGCACCCATCCTTCTGGCATATCCACCTTGACCCCGTCCACGGTATTGACATCATAGGCTGCATGCGCTTTCTCAAAGGCTGCCAGCAGGAGATCCGCATCCGCTCCGTCGGGCAGGCTGATCTTATTTTTTGATATATGATAATCGGGATAACACATTCGCAATACACTGCAGTCCATACCGCTTTCCGCCAGATGGGTCAGGAACAGGGCGATCCCCACCAGGGCATCCCTGCCGTAATGCAAAGCAGGGTAAATAATTCCGCCATTCCCCTCACCACCAATGACACAATCATGCTCTTTCATGGCAGTCACCACATTCACTTCTCCCACCGCAGCAGGGAAGTAGGATTGTCCGTGCCCCTCGGTCACATCCCGGAGGGCCCGGGTGGAAGACAGATTGGAAGCTGTATTGCCCGGGGTCCTTGAGAGTATATAATCGGCTATGGCCACCAGGGTGTACTCTTCGCCAAACATCGACCCGTCTTCGCAAACAATGGCCAGACGGTCCACATCGGGATCTACGACAAAGCCCACATCGGCCTTTTCCCGTACCACCAGTTCCGATATCTCTGTGAGGTTTTCGGGAAGTGGCTCCGGGTTATGGGGAAAGTCACCGCTGGGATCGCAATAGAGTTCTATCACCTCCTGCACCCCCAGCGCATGGAGCAATGCTGGTAAAATGATGCCTCCAACCGAATTAACACAATCTATAGCCACGCGAAATTTCTTTTTTGCAATTTTCTCTGCTTTGACCAGGTCCAGCTTCAGTACCTGATCGATGTGTTTGACGTCCATTCCTTCCAGAGGTTTAATAAGCCCCAGATTTTTAACATCTGTATAGCTGTAATTGTTGGTCCTGACCATCTCCAGGATCGCTTCTCCATCTGCCGCTGAGAGGAACTCCCCCCTACTGTTGAGCAATTTCAAGGCGTTCCATTGAGCCGGGTTATGGCTGGCTGTCAGTATAATACCTCCATCAGCGCCTGTCCCGGTCACCGCCAGCTCGACCGTGGGGGTAGTGGCCAGTCCCATCAGGTATACATCCACACCCATGGCCGACAGGGTGGCCGACACCAGCTGCTCCACCATGGGGCCTGAAATGCGTGCATCGCGTCCAAGGGCC
The Bacteroidales bacterium genome window above contains:
- a CDS encoding TolC family protein; the protein is MNSMFRKLIAGLALVLGIQASAWSQSDIEVIELTLPEVIEVAHEQSLMSLMSRHRFRSSYWEFRAHKASTRPGLTLEGTLPSLTNATESVIQPDGTEEFVERSFMRTSLDMQLNQNIWLTGGRVFVSSQLQRNDNFGEEPPTKYLSYPVTIGFMQPINGYNEFKWDRKIEPMKYEAAQLTYINTMERVSQQSVRYFFDLALAQINLEIAQKNLANSDTLYQIAQGRYQLGTIAENDLLQLELSRLNSETQYNEATIDLELRKSRLRSFLGFNERVSLKLVLPREVPEITMDYNRTLTEARENNPEILTMEQQLLEAERAVAEARSQKGIRGDLFAQIGFSGVNEDLRSAYTDMARQQRVEVGVQIPILDWGLGKGRYRMAQSAEEVVKMDVSQSLIDFNENIFLQVMQFNLQDDQVAIAAKADTIADLRYEVTKQRFLIGKIDVLDLNVALEEKDVARRGYVEAMRNYWDYYFDLRGLTLYDWQKDIKLSEDFDDILDL
- a CDS encoding ABC transporter permease; its protein translation is MQTEPGGSKMGRYLHDIVIAIESILANQMRSILTALGIIFGVAAVITMLAIGKGAQQEILDQIKMVGVNNIIVTPIIEAANGGDSESSGESQTKKFSPGLTMQDVEAILEVIPTVRTASPEITLNSNVIKEGKRASAKLLGVSSAYFEIYNLPIEEGTFFNEYQEENGIPVCVIGANIKNKFFSKENPIGKYIKFDKVWLKVIGVLEKNEVTLTRFENIGVNVMNDNIYVPVKTMLLRYQNRALVGTRVVGSTNVMRRGPMVAAFTSSNDSESNYNQLDRIIVQVNESSELSPSTDLLARLLLRRHEEVKDFEITVPELLLKQEQRTKDIFNIVLGAIASISLLVGGIGIMNIMFASVMERIKEIGTRLAIGAQKRDIVVQFLAEAVLISVSGGLVGVIIGVLASWLITNFADIATIVTPISVIISFVVSASVGVIFGYSPAKRASERDPIESLRYE
- a CDS encoding efflux RND transporter periplasmic adaptor subunit, with the protein product MKKRTLIAIVIPAVIIIALILYSVLSGKEKEIVLETEVQQGQFEIVVMVTGELQAIRETEIQAPSQLRSRNLRIRSVKIQDLIPEGTVVDSGDWVATLDRSEADNSLKDILDNLEQKESEYMRTKLDTTMQLRELRDELFNLKFAMEEAQITVEQSKYEPPATIRQAEIELEKAERAYDQAESNYGLRVSQARANMREAEINMARDRRSKEEMEAVLQKFDIYAPSSGMVIYKKDWSGEKRTAGTEINTWDLAVATLPDLSTMISMTYVNEIDISKLKRGQKVKIGVDAFPEKQFTGEVTEVANIGQQLPNTDAKVFEVRIELNERDSILRPSMTTSNQVITQVLDSVLFLPLEAVHANDSLTFVYTRDGRKQVVVLGESNENHIVVDMGLKKGEKLYLSNPDNPENFKYAGLELMDEIQRRKAEEEKQRREMQEQMNRPRQPRNIQGGPPQGRPQGEAQGTEQAETRVSNANRTGGE
- the glmM gene encoding phosphoglucosamine mutase; this encodes MSLVISISGIRGTIGGQPSEGLTPIDTVQFASAYASWLIAGSGKKRPSVALGRDARISGPMVEQLVSATLSAMGVDVYLMGLATTPTVELAVTGTGADGGIILTASHNPAQWNALKLLNSRGEFLSAADGEAILEMVRTNNYSYTDVKNLGLIKPLEGMDVKHIDQVLKLDLVKAEKIAKKKFRVAIDCVNSVGGIILPALLHALGVQEVIELYCDPSGDFPHNPEPLPENLTEISELVVREKADVGFVVDPDVDRLAIVCEDGSMFGEEYTLVAIADYILSRTPGNTASNLSSTRALRDVTEGHGQSYFPAAVGEVNVVTAMKEHDCVIGGEGNGGIIYPALHYGRDALVGIALFLTHLAESGMDCSVLRMCYPDYHISKNKISLPDGADADLLLAAFEKAHAAYDVNTVDGVKVDMPEGWVHLRKSNTEPIIRLYAEASSSEEAERIAGDAMQTIHKLIN